Proteins from a genomic interval of Treponema succinifaciens DSM 2489:
- the tilS gene encoding tRNA lysidine(34) synthetase TilS: MEFILDFQARVLENLNLCLSELNTNLDSCTCAGVAVSGGADSVSLLVALKKNLNIQLKAVTVNHNIRSSKESSDDADYVESVCRSLGVKCVRYDVAPGEIFSLAKKLKTSVEDAARKIRYEKFSDFIKTEGISFVCLAHNKNDQIETLAMRFLQGSANLCGIPMTREKFVRPLLNISRSEIEKYLQLQKINFRTDRTNFDNQIFRNRIRNKLVPFLDNEFSGWQNAVFSLAEKSRAENEALSFFTENELLKIDCKFENEKFSFDAEKFSSLPLAIKVRIIFKGIDFVKASERIPYAFVSCLASGCFENAGCSECGGLEFSFCNGRFLIQKKRKVATESVFFVIIEKNGIYQAGEISFEVFSHDDEIFLRTDSSEICLKNLKFPFVFRSRQPDDFVKNADGSFRQVSKILDDWKTGKLRDSIPLIQNICPEKNNSSQEICCVWGSLFGFKNWIVK, encoded by the coding sequence ATGGAATTTATTTTGGATTTTCAAGCTAGAGTTTTAGAAAATTTAAATTTGTGTCTTTCCGAGCTAAACACAAATCTTGATTCTTGCACTTGCGCCGGAGTTGCGGTTTCTGGCGGTGCCGATTCAGTCTCGCTTCTTGTCGCTTTGAAAAAAAACTTAAATATTCAGCTGAAAGCCGTTACCGTGAACCATAATATAAGAAGTAGCAAGGAAAGCTCTGATGATGCCGATTATGTTGAATCCGTTTGCCGTTCCCTTGGTGTAAAATGCGTTCGCTATGATGTGGCTCCAGGTGAAATTTTTTCTCTTGCAAAAAAACTTAAGACTTCAGTTGAAGATGCCGCTAGAAAAATTCGGTATGAAAAATTTTCAGATTTTATAAAAACTGAAGGAATTTCTTTTGTGTGTCTTGCCCACAATAAAAACGATCAGATAGAAACTCTTGCCATGCGTTTTTTGCAAGGTTCGGCTAATCTTTGCGGAATTCCAATGACGCGTGAAAAATTTGTCCGTCCGCTTTTAAATATTTCCAGAAGTGAAATTGAAAAATATCTTCAACTTCAAAAAATAAATTTTAGAACTGACCGCACAAATTTTGACAATCAAATTTTTAGAAATCGAATCCGAAATAAGCTTGTTCCTTTTTTAGACAATGAATTTTCTGGCTGGCAAAATGCAGTTTTTTCTTTGGCTGAAAAAAGCCGTGCGGAAAATGAAGCTCTTTCTTTTTTTACTGAAAATGAACTTTTAAAGATTGACTGCAAATTTGAAAATGAGAAGTTTTCATTTGATGCTGAAAAATTTTCTTCACTTCCGCTTGCAATAAAAGTCAGAATAATTTTTAAAGGAATAGATTTTGTAAAAGCTTCCGAAAGAATTCCTTACGCTTTTGTATCCTGTTTGGCTTCTGGATGTTTTGAAAATGCCGGCTGTTCAGAATGCGGCGGACTTGAATTTTCATTTTGCAACGGAAGGTTTTTAATTCAAAAGAAACGAAAAGTAGCGACAGAAAGCGTTTTTTTTGTTATAATAGAAAAAAATGGAATTTATCAGGCTGGAGAAATTTCTTTTGAAGTTTTTTCGCATGATGATGAAATTTTTTTAAGAACTGATTCGTCTGAGATTTGCTTGAAAAATTTGAAGTTCCCGTTTGTATTCAGAAGCAGGCAGCCGGACGATTTTGTGAAAAATGCAGACGGTTCTTTTAGGCAGGTTTCAAAAATTTTGGATGATTGGAAAACTGGAAAGTTGAGAGATTCAATTCCACTGATTCAAAATATCTGCCCAGAAAAAAATAATTCCTCTCAGGAAATTTGCTGTGTGTGGGGAAGTCTTTTTGGCTTTAAAAACTGGATTGTAAAATGA
- a CDS encoding 50S ribosomal protein L25: MEQFVINATTRTESGKKYAKKIRAQGKIPAVAYNEKGESFMLEIDANEFSKAWRSITKTTLIVLKIDGVENKAFIKDTEYDIKTDKSLHADFHIVSGQKKFTFVYKIRYSGTAAGVLKGGFMVKHVPEIKVKALPQDLPEFISADVSKLEIGQKFTIADFNLGDKIEVLSDPAALVVSIAPPKK; encoded by the coding sequence ATGGAACAGTTTGTTATTAATGCAACTACACGCACGGAATCAGGAAAAAAATATGCAAAAAAAATTCGTGCACAGGGAAAAATTCCGGCAGTTGCATACAATGAAAAAGGTGAATCATTTATGCTTGAAATTGATGCCAATGAATTTTCAAAAGCATGGAGATCAATTACAAAAACTACACTTATCGTTTTGAAAATTGATGGTGTTGAAAACAAAGCATTTATAAAAGATACAGAATATGATATTAAAACTGACAAATCTCTTCATGCTGATTTTCATATTGTAAGTGGTCAGAAGAAATTTACTTTTGTTTATAAGATTCGTTATTCTGGAACTGCTGCTGGAGTTCTTAAAGGCGGATTTATGGTTAAGCACGTTCCTGAAATTAAAGTAAAGGCTCTTCCACAGGATTTGCCTGAATTTATTTCAGCAGATGTTTCTAAACTTGAGATTGGACAGAAATTTACAATTGCTGATTTTAATCTTGGTGATAAAATCGAAGTTCTTTCTGATCCTGCGGCTCTCGTTGTTTCTATTGCACCTCCAAAAAAATAA
- the spoVG gene encoding septation regulator SpoVG, with protein sequence MQITDVRIRKVEGEGKLKAYVTVTFDDCFVVHNVKIIEGSSGLFIAMPSRKTANGEYKDVAHPISPDFRNAIQSKILEEYNAGHIETGSSEE encoded by the coding sequence ATGCAGATTACAGATGTTCGGATCCGCAAAGTTGAAGGCGAAGGAAAGCTAAAGGCTTATGTTACTGTTACATTTGACGACTGCTTTGTTGTTCACAATGTAAAGATTATCGAAGGATCTTCTGGTCTTTTTATTGCAATGCCAAGCCGTAAGACTGCAAATGGTGAGTACAAGGATGTTGCTCATCCAATCAGCCCGGACTTTCGCAATGCGATTCAGTCCAAAATTCTTGAAGAATATAATGCGGGACATATAGAAACTGGTTCTTCTGAAGAATAA